The Acidimicrobiales bacterium DNA window GAGGCAGACGCAGTGGTGGTTGCCGCCGGTGCAGCGGTTCCGGTGCTACTGCTGCATGCCGAGGCCACGAGCAGCGCAGCGACCGCGACCTCATACTTCTTCACGGTTTGAGTCTGTCATCCCTCCCCCGAGGGGAGGGGGCGACACGGCGCCTTCAGGCATCGATATACGCAGGCCAACTAAGCCCAACAGCCTCGCCGAGAGATTCGCCGTCAAGCACCGGCGGTGGCCCCGTTGGCGGGACGGGCCTGGATTAGTCGCCTGTCCTACAGGATCTGTGACAGGAACAACTTGGTGCGCTCCTCGGTCGGGTTCAAGAAGAACTCCTCCGTCGTGTTCTGTTCAACGATCTGCCCACCCTCCATGAAAATGAGCCGGTCGGCCACCTCCTTGGCGAACCCCATCTCGTGGGTCACCACCATCATGGTCATCCCGGAGAGGGCCAGCGTCTTCATGACGTCCAGCACCTCCTTGATCATCTCCGGGTCAAGCGCTGACGTGGGTTCGTCGAACAGCATGATCCGGGGTTCCATGGCCAGGGCCCGGGCGATGGCCACCCGCTGCTGCTGGCCGCCCGACAACTGGCCCGGGTACTTGTGGGCCTGCTCGGGGATGCCGACGCGCTCCAGCAGGGCCATGGCCTGGGCCTCGGCCTCGGCGCGGGGCTTCTTGCGTACCCAGATAGGGGCCAAGGTCACGTTGTCCAGGATGTTCAGGTGGGGGAACAGGTTGAACATCTGGAACACCATCCCAACCTCGGACCGCACCTTCTCGATGTTGCGCAGGTCGTTGGTGAGTTCCACGTCATCGACAACGATGCGTCCCTCCTGGTGAATCTCGAGGCGGTTGATGCACCGAATCCACGTCGACTTTCCGGAACCCGACGGGCCGAGCACCACCACGACCTCCTGCTCCTTGATGGTTGTCGACACCTTGTCGAGGGCCTGGAAGTCGCCGTACCACTTCGACACGTCCTCGCACACGATCATGTCGCGGGCTCCGGACAGGTCCCGGGTCTGGCCACCGGTCGGCTCGGCTGCTGTTGTATCGGTCATGACATCACCTCATAGGCCTCAAGAGAGGCCGCTAGCGCTCGCCCAGCCCGGTGCGCCGCTCGAGGCGCTGGCTGGCCTTGGACATCTGGTAACAGAAGATCCAGTAGATCACGGACACGAAGAGGACGTTCTCCCTGGTGCTGCCCATGAACTCTGTCTGGCCGGGAATCACGATCCGGCCGATGTAGAGAATGTCGAACACCCCGATGATGGCCAGCAGCGAGGTCTCCTTGAACACCCCGATGCAGTGCCCCACCAACGGTGGGATGGAAACTCGTAATGCCTGAGGTAGGACGATGAAGATCGTCTTTTGAGCGGTGGTCATGCCGACTGCCTCGGCTGCCTCGTGCTGTCCCCGGGTTATCGACTGCAGGCCACCCCGTACGTTCTCGGCCAGGTAGGCCGATGAGAACAGGATGTAGCCGATGATGCAGGCGGTGACTTCGCTTAGGTGCATCCCCCTGGGAAGGAAGAGCGGCACCATGATCGAGAAGAAGATCAGGATCGTGATCAGCGGTACGCCCCGCACAACCTCGATGAACCCGGTCGCCAACTGCCGGAAGATGGGCATGCTCGACGTGCGAGCCAGGGCCAGGGCAATTCCCAGGGGGAACGAGAACACGATGGTGAAGATGGCAAACATCAGGGTGATCGAGAAACCACCGATGAAGAAGCCCCCTGGGACCGTGACGGTCGAGGGGGTGTTGACAGCTGTGATCAGCCACGACATCACACCCAGTACGCCCAACCAGCCGAAGATGTAGCGCCTCCGGGCCCGGGGTCCGCCGCCGAAAGTCGGTGCGGCCAGGGCAAAGACGGCCAGCAAGAGCATGTCGAGTCGCACGACCTGTCGCATCGGTGTCAGGAACGTACAGAAGCCGACCACCAGGATCAGCACGGCGACGATTCGACCGGTCTCGCCTGTCGACGGGCGGGTGAGCCACGAGAGCAGAGCAGCTCCGCCGACTGCGTAGGCGGCG harbors:
- a CDS encoding amino acid ABC transporter permease, yielding MKENLFSSPFNSVLTVVTTIILLAVFRGFLSFIFNPVRQWDGTATNMQLFMTRAYPDEQYIRVWFCVAVILILTGMSMAVWRAGSTVPVAGLGRKLLATGALLALLALLAPFSASATVQWLAAALAVAAVGEAIRRFAGRGEDERTVSSLTVLVVTLAGLVASLWVVPYGHHTYIAKRVPRVLAEPGTVALTTKLPWTIMLLVVVAAYFAGRLMRDRLPINPTRVTLLVLWLLAPLVLIYLVLRDPSFDMGHVVGTDLPIFAAYAVGGAALLSWLTRPSTGETGRIVAVLILVVGFCTFLTPMRQVVRLDMLLLAVFALAAPTFGGGPRARRRYIFGWLGVLGVMSWLITAVNTPSTVTVPGGFFIGGFSITLMFAIFTIVFSFPLGIALALARTSSMPIFRQLATGFIEVVRGVPLITILIFFSIMVPLFLPRGMHLSEVTACIIGYILFSSAYLAENVRGGLQSITRGQHEAAEAVGMTTAQKTIFIVLPQALRVSIPPLVGHCIGVFKETSLLAIIGVFDILYIGRIVIPGQTEFMGSTRENVLFVSVIYWIFCYQMSKASQRLERRTGLGER
- a CDS encoding amino acid ABC transporter ATP-binding protein, giving the protein MIVCEDVSKWYGDFQALDKVSTTIKEQEVVVVLGPSGSGKSTWIRCINRLEIHQEGRIVVDDVELTNDLRNIEKVRSEVGMVFQMFNLFPHLNILDNVTLAPIWVRKKPRAEAEAQAMALLERVGIPEQAHKYPGQLSGGQQQRVAIARALAMEPRIMLFDEPTSALDPEMIKEVLDVMKTLALSGMTMMVVTHEMGFAKEVADRLIFMEGGQIVEQNTTEEFFLNPTEERTKLFLSQIL